The Geodermatophilaceae bacterium NBWT11 genome has a segment encoding these proteins:
- a CDS encoding SRPBCC family protein, which translates to MTSVRLHATGPVHPDEAWDRYLHPARWSDWSPQIRGVLTDAVRIDPGVTGRVQGPLGVSVPFVVDAVDDEAREWTWSVDIGPGTLVLVHWVRPGPGGGTTTGLRVSGPLPLVVGYLALAQVALQRLVRR; encoded by the coding sequence ATGACCTCTGTGCGCCTGCACGCCACCGGTCCGGTCCACCCCGACGAGGCCTGGGACCGGTACCTCCACCCCGCCCGCTGGTCGGACTGGTCACCGCAGATCCGCGGGGTGCTGACCGACGCGGTGCGGATCGACCCCGGGGTGACCGGTCGGGTGCAGGGTCCGCTGGGGGTCTCGGTGCCCTTCGTCGTCGACGCGGTGGACGACGAGGCCCGCGAGTGGACCTGGTCGGTGGACATCGGCCCGGGCACGTTGGTGCTCGTGCACTGGGTGCGCCCCGGCCCCGGCGGGGGGACGACCACCGGCCTGCGGGTGTCCGGGCCGCTGCCGCTGGTCGTCGGCTACCTGGCGCTGGCACAGGTGGCACTGCAGCGGCTCGTGCGTCGCTGA
- a CDS encoding iron transporter: MGQVFFPSYLIGLREGLEMVLIVSVLVAYLVKTDRRRHLLPVWGGVAAAVVLSVGFGAALSYVSTTVLGGPGQELFDAITSVVAVALVTWMVFWMRRTARKLSGELRGRLDDAVGLGLGAVVGIAFASVVREGLETTLLFFASAQGAVSATPLVGLLAGLATAVVLGFALYAGAVRIDLSRFFTVSGVLLIFIAAGIFKYGVHDFQEAGVLPGLTTYAYDASGWLDPGSWYGAVLDGVFHVSAQPTVLEMVAYVAYLVPVLALFLLPGRSARQTPRTTTTEPQHVDATA, encoded by the coding sequence GTGGGCCAGGTCTTCTTCCCCAGCTACCTGATCGGCCTGCGCGAGGGCCTCGAGATGGTGCTCATCGTCAGCGTGCTGGTCGCCTACCTGGTCAAGACCGACCGCCGCCGGCACCTGCTGCCGGTCTGGGGCGGGGTCGCCGCCGCCGTCGTGCTGTCGGTCGGGTTCGGCGCCGCGCTGTCCTACGTGTCCACCACCGTGCTGGGCGGCCCCGGCCAGGAGCTCTTCGACGCGATCACCTCGGTGGTCGCCGTCGCCCTGGTCACCTGGATGGTCTTCTGGATGCGGCGCACCGCCCGCAAGCTGTCGGGTGAGCTGCGCGGCAGGCTCGACGACGCCGTGGGCCTCGGGCTGGGCGCCGTCGTCGGCATCGCGTTCGCCTCCGTCGTCCGCGAGGGCCTGGAGACGACGCTGCTCTTCTTCGCCTCCGCCCAGGGTGCGGTGAGCGCGACCCCGCTGGTCGGGCTGCTGGCCGGGCTGGCCACCGCCGTCGTCCTCGGGTTCGCGCTGTACGCCGGCGCCGTCCGGATCGACCTGTCGCGGTTCTTCACCGTCTCCGGAGTCCTGCTGATCTTCATCGCCGCCGGGATCTTCAAGTACGGCGTGCACGACTTCCAGGAGGCCGGCGTGCTGCCCGGCCTGACCACGTACGCCTACGACGCGTCGGGCTGGCTGGACCCCGGCAGCTGGTACGGCGCGGTCCTCGACGGCGTCTTCCACGTCTCGGCGCAGCCCACGGTGCTGGAGATGGTCGCCTACGTGGCCTACCTCGTGCCGGTGCTCGCCCTCTTCCTGCTGCCCGGCCGCTCGGCAAGGCAGACCCCCCGCACCACCACCACGGAGCCCCAGCATGTCGACGCCACTGCGTAA
- a CDS encoding DUF1992 domain-containing protein, whose product MTQRKPEGVSFETWVEHQIRTADERGEFADLPGAGKPLPKRDGPEDAYSWALSWARRQEPDATFLPPSLALRREYDDLPARLATLREESQVRAAIAEFNGRVAAAWRQPLDGPPVVVPMREEEAAVEVWRASRPPEPEPEEPAPEPVVRTRWWRRTR is encoded by the coding sequence GTGACGCAGCGCAAGCCCGAGGGGGTCTCGTTCGAGACCTGGGTCGAGCACCAGATCCGGACGGCGGACGAGCGGGGCGAGTTCGCCGACCTGCCCGGCGCCGGCAAGCCGCTCCCGAAGCGGGACGGCCCGGAGGACGCGTACTCCTGGGCACTGTCCTGGGCCCGCCGGCAGGAGCCCGACGCCACCTTCCTGCCGCCGTCCCTGGCGCTGCGCCGGGAGTACGACGACCTGCCCGCGCGACTGGCCACGCTGCGCGAGGAGTCGCAGGTCCGGGCTGCGATCGCCGAGTTCAACGGCCGGGTCGCCGCGGCCTGGCGGCAGCCGCTGGACGGGCCGCCGGTCGTCGTCCCGATGCGGGAGGAGGAGGCGGCGGTCGAGGTGTGGCGGGCCTCCCGGCCGCCGGAGCCCGAGCCGGAGGAGCCGGCGCCGGAGCCCGTCGTCCGCACCCGGTGGTGGCGCCGGACCCGGTGA
- a CDS encoding SDR family NAD(P)-dependent oxidoreductase, protein MRPTPPALPDLSDRTVLVTGANAGLGRWAVEQLAGAGARVLMACRSAQRAARAADDVRARVAGARLELLTLDVADLASVAACARAVDTELDAVLCNAGVTETRGRQETADGLELMMGGNTFGHVALVAQLADRIAPGGRVVTVGSIAHRWSPLDPTDLQAQRSFSSFRQYGRSKTASMAFAFELDRRWRAVGRDAVAVTAHPGFALDSLSPARRGDGVPAALRAVAAPARAFSQGKDEGAWPLVHACVADGVQGGEYWGPGGWQEMTGRPALSRARDHARDPLTGARLWAAVERATGVSFPIAP, encoded by the coding sequence CTGCGTCCCACCCCGCCCGCCCTGCCCGACCTGAGCGACCGCACGGTGCTGGTCACCGGGGCGAACGCGGGGCTCGGCCGGTGGGCGGTGGAGCAGCTGGCCGGGGCCGGTGCCCGGGTGCTCATGGCCTGCCGGTCGGCGCAGCGGGCGGCCCGGGCCGCCGACGACGTCCGCGCGCGGGTGGCGGGGGCCCGGCTGGAGCTGCTGACCCTCGACGTCGCCGACCTGGCCTCGGTCGCGGCCTGCGCGCGGGCCGTGGACACCGAGCTGGACGCGGTGCTGTGCAACGCCGGGGTGACCGAGACCCGGGGCCGGCAGGAGACCGCCGACGGCCTCGAGCTGATGATGGGCGGCAACACGTTCGGCCACGTCGCGCTGGTCGCGCAGCTGGCCGACCGGATCGCCCCCGGTGGGCGGGTGGTCACCGTGGGCTCGATCGCGCACCGCTGGTCGCCGCTGGACCCGACCGACCTGCAGGCGCAGCGGTCCTTCTCCTCGTTCCGGCAGTACGGACGCTCGAAGACCGCGTCGATGGCGTTCGCGTTCGAGCTGGACCGGCGGTGGCGGGCCGTCGGCCGGGACGCGGTCGCGGTGACCGCGCACCCCGGGTTCGCACTGGACTCGCTGTCCCCGGCCCGTCGGGGCGACGGCGTGCCCGCGGCGCTGCGCGCGGTGGCGGCGCCGGCCCGGGCGTTCAGCCAGGGCAAGGACGAGGGCGCCTGGCCGCTGGTGCACGCCTGCGTCGCTGACGGGGTGCAGGGCGGGGAGTACTGGGGTCCCGGCGGCTGGCAGGAGATGACGGGCCGGCCCGCGCTCTCCCGGGCCCGCGACCACGCCCGCGACCCGCTGACCGGCGCCCGGCTGTGGGCCGCGGTGGAGCGGGCGACCGGGGTGTCGTTCCCGATCGCCCCCTGA
- a CDS encoding serine/threonine protein kinase, whose product MGQVWRAHDQLLGRAVAVKVLRSEYAGDPAFLGRFRAEARHTALLHHPAVTSVFDYGETDASSGEHLAYLVMELVEGESLADLVRREGALDPARALEVLRATASGLAAAHEVGVVHRDVKPGNVLVGWDGAVSVTDFGIAWSASSVSLTDTGQVIGTAHYLSPEQAEGRPATPASDVYALGMVGYELLSGRKAFQGESSVAVALSQIREEPPPLPATVPAPVQALIAAMTTKDPRARLADGDAVVAAIDRLPAAVREDPTLLLPTTASVPAADEPGSRRRRPLVLALLAGAVLLAGVGVAVLLGVGGTEATADAGPAPSAASSTTAAAPTTTADVVLTAGDLLGRPADEVVAELTALGLAVTRAETASAQQTVGTVLAVDPTGTPLAPGSAVTVTAAVAPPTESPGLTTVGGTTGSGAEGVPVVPTAEPAPTTAAPAPAPGPGNGNGNGNGNGPGNGNGPGGGGPGNGNGPGGGRDDEDDD is encoded by the coding sequence ATGGGCCAGGTGTGGCGGGCCCACGACCAGCTGCTCGGCCGGGCCGTCGCGGTGAAGGTGCTGCGCAGCGAGTACGCCGGCGACCCCGCGTTCCTGGGGCGCTTCCGGGCCGAGGCCCGGCACACCGCGCTGCTGCACCACCCCGCCGTCACCTCCGTCTTCGACTACGGCGAGACCGACGCGTCCTCCGGGGAGCACCTGGCCTACCTGGTGATGGAGCTGGTCGAGGGCGAGTCGCTGGCCGACCTGGTGCGCCGGGAGGGCGCGCTGGACCCGGCCCGGGCGCTGGAGGTGCTCCGGGCGACCGCCTCGGGGCTCGCCGCCGCGCACGAGGTGGGCGTCGTGCACCGCGACGTGAAGCCCGGCAACGTGCTGGTGGGCTGGGACGGCGCGGTGTCGGTCACCGACTTCGGCATCGCCTGGTCGGCCTCCAGCGTCTCCCTCACCGACACCGGCCAGGTCATCGGGACCGCGCACTACCTCTCCCCGGAGCAGGCCGAGGGCCGCCCGGCCACCCCGGCCAGCGACGTCTACGCCCTGGGCATGGTCGGCTACGAGCTGCTCAGCGGCCGCAAGGCGTTCCAGGGCGAGAGCTCGGTCGCGGTGGCGCTCAGCCAGATCCGCGAGGAGCCCCCACCGCTGCCGGCCACCGTCCCGGCGCCCGTGCAGGCGCTGATCGCGGCCATGACCACGAAGGACCCCCGGGCCCGGCTCGCCGACGGCGACGCAGTGGTCGCGGCGATCGACCGGCTGCCGGCCGCGGTGCGCGAGGACCCCACGCTGCTCCTGCCCACGACCGCCTCGGTCCCCGCCGCCGACGAGCCCGGGTCCCGACGTCGCCGCCCGCTCGTGCTGGCCCTGCTGGCCGGCGCGGTGCTGCTGGCCGGGGTGGGCGTCGCCGTCCTGCTCGGGGTCGGCGGCACCGAGGCCACCGCGGACGCCGGCCCCGCCCCCTCGGCCGCGTCCTCCACGACGGCTGCTGCGCCCACCACGACGGCCGACGTCGTGCTGACCGCCGGTGACCTCCTGGGCCGCCCGGCCGACGAGGTGGTCGCCGAGCTGACGGCGCTCGGGCTCGCGGTCACCCGCGCGGAGACCGCCAGCGCCCAGCAGACCGTGGGGACCGTCCTGGCCGTCGACCCCACCGGCACCCCGCTGGCCCCGGGATCGGCGGTCACGGTGACCGCCGCGGTGGCCCCGCCGACCGAGTCGCCGGGGTTGACCACCGTCGGCGGCACCACGGGCTCCGGGGCCGAGGGTGTGCCCGTCGTCCCCACCGCGGAGCCCGCGCCCACGACCGCGGCCCCGGCGCCCGCCCCCGGGCCGGGCAACGGGAACGGCAACGGCAACGGCAACGGACCGGGGAACGGGAACGGCCCGGGCGGCGGCGGGCCGGGGAACGGGAACGGCCCCGGCGGCGGGCGGGACGACGAGGACGACGACTGA
- the efeO gene encoding iron uptake system protein EfeO, giving the protein MSTPLRKSLGNALAATSLAAVTLLAACGGATDSSAGGAGEASDDIAVAASDDTCDVAASELEAGTHQFTVTNSGSKVTEFYVYAEGDRVMAEVENIAPGVARDLLVELPAGDYETVCKPGMVGDGIRNDLVVSGEAVTLSEDENLQQAGVDYQRYVQSQTGALLEQTTAFTDAVKAGDVATAQALFPVARTYWERIEPVAESFGDLDPLIDGREGDQAEGEDFTGFHRIEQALWETGDVSDMGPYADDLLANVQEIVARANEVTLDPLQLANGAKALLDEIATGKITGEEDRYSHTDLWDFAANLEGSEAAVQALRPFLEEADPDLVAEIDARFAATEAELEQYRVGDGWALHDTLTEDQLRGLSDSITALSESVSQVAAVVADQ; this is encoded by the coding sequence ATGTCGACGCCACTGCGTAAGTCCCTCGGCAACGCCCTCGCCGCGACCTCCCTCGCCGCGGTCACCCTGCTCGCGGCCTGCGGCGGCGCCACCGACTCCTCGGCGGGCGGCGCGGGCGAGGCCTCCGACGACATCGCGGTCGCCGCCAGCGACGACACCTGCGACGTCGCGGCCAGTGAGCTCGAGGCCGGCACCCACCAGTTCACGGTGACCAACTCCGGCAGCAAGGTCACCGAGTTCTACGTCTACGCCGAGGGCGACCGGGTGATGGCCGAGGTCGAGAACATCGCCCCCGGGGTGGCCCGCGACCTGCTCGTCGAGCTCCCGGCCGGGGACTACGAGACCGTCTGCAAGCCCGGCATGGTCGGCGACGGCATCCGCAACGACCTGGTCGTCTCCGGCGAGGCCGTCACGCTCTCCGAGGACGAGAACCTGCAGCAGGCCGGGGTGGACTACCAGCGCTACGTGCAGAGCCAGACCGGGGCGCTGCTGGAGCAGACCACGGCCTTCACCGACGCCGTCAAGGCCGGGGACGTCGCGACCGCGCAGGCGCTGTTCCCGGTCGCCCGCACCTACTGGGAGCGGATCGAGCCGGTCGCGGAGAGCTTCGGCGACCTGGACCCGCTGATCGACGGCCGCGAGGGCGACCAGGCCGAGGGCGAGGACTTCACCGGGTTCCACCGCATCGAGCAGGCGCTGTGGGAGACCGGCGACGTCTCGGACATGGGCCCCTACGCCGACGACCTGCTGGCCAACGTGCAGGAGATCGTCGCCCGGGCCAACGAGGTCACCCTCGACCCGCTGCAGCTGGCCAACGGCGCCAAGGCCCTGCTCGACGAGATCGCCACCGGCAAGATCACCGGCGAGGAGGACCGCTACTCGCACACCGACCTGTGGGACTTCGCCGCCAACCTCGAGGGCTCCGAGGCCGCCGTGCAGGCGCTGCGCCCGTTCCTCGAGGAGGCCGACCCCGACCTGGTGGCCGAGATCGACGCCCGCTTCGCCGCCACCGAGGCCGAGCTCGAGCAGTACCGTGTGGGGGACGGATGGGCCCTGCACGACACGCTCACCGAGGACCAGCTGCGCGGCCTCAGCGACAGCATCACCGCGCTGAGCGAGTCGGTGAGCCAGGTGGCCGCCGTCGTCGCCGACCAGTAG
- a CDS encoding competence/damage-inducible protein A, with amino-acid sequence MAVRAGIVVTGTEVLTGRVTDRNGPWLAEALRARGVDVGQVVVVGDRPEDLRSALAFLSAGNDLVITSGGLGPTADDLTAEVVGDVQGRPSAVDEELATRIGAIVERLMSRRGWKVDPEATLAGTRKQARVPAGALVLDPVGTAPGLVVPPAQGDGPPVVVLPGPPPELQGMWPAALAAAPVQAVLARATELRQDTLRLWGTPESELAATLRRVDDQLAGLEITTCLRDGELEIVTRYAPDAADAYGRLTDAVRGDFGPTLFSEGDDVDTLVAAGLVDRGWTVATAESCTGGLLAARLTDRAGASASVLGGVVAYANSAKEQLLDVPVATLEAHGAVSAEVARALAEGACARFGSDVGIGVTGIAGPGGGTADKPVGTVHLVAVGPDGASASRSLVVPGDRSAFRKRTVTVGLHVLRELLLGGPPA; translated from the coding sequence GTGGCAGTCCGTGCAGGCATCGTGGTCACCGGCACCGAGGTCCTCACCGGGCGGGTGACCGACCGGAACGGCCCCTGGCTGGCCGAGGCGTTGCGCGCCCGCGGCGTGGACGTCGGGCAGGTGGTCGTCGTGGGCGACCGGCCGGAGGACCTGCGCTCGGCGCTGGCGTTCCTGTCGGCCGGCAACGACCTGGTCATCACCTCCGGTGGGCTCGGGCCCACCGCCGACGACCTCACCGCCGAGGTGGTCGGGGACGTGCAGGGCCGGCCCAGCGCCGTCGACGAGGAGCTGGCCACCCGGATCGGCGCGATCGTCGAGCGGTTGATGAGCCGCCGCGGTTGGAAGGTCGACCCGGAGGCGACGCTGGCCGGCACCCGCAAGCAGGCCCGGGTCCCGGCCGGGGCCCTGGTGCTCGACCCGGTGGGCACCGCGCCGGGTCTCGTCGTCCCCCCGGCGCAGGGCGACGGGCCGCCGGTCGTCGTCCTCCCCGGGCCGCCGCCGGAGCTGCAGGGCATGTGGCCGGCCGCGCTGGCCGCCGCCCCCGTGCAGGCGGTGCTCGCCCGGGCCACCGAGCTGCGCCAGGACACGCTGCGACTCTGGGGCACCCCCGAGTCCGAGCTCGCGGCCACCCTGCGCCGGGTCGACGACCAGCTCGCGGGGCTCGAGATCACCACCTGCCTGCGCGACGGCGAGCTGGAGATCGTCACCCGCTACGCCCCCGACGCCGCGGACGCCTACGGCCGGCTCACCGACGCCGTCCGCGGCGACTTCGGCCCGACCCTGTTCAGCGAGGGCGACGACGTCGACACCCTGGTCGCGGCCGGCCTCGTCGACCGGGGCTGGACCGTCGCCACCGCGGAGTCCTGCACCGGCGGGCTGCTCGCCGCCCGGCTCACCGACCGGGCCGGCGCCTCGGCGTCGGTGCTGGGCGGGGTCGTGGCCTACGCGAACAGCGCCAAGGAGCAACTGCTCGACGTCCCGGTGGCGACGCTGGAGGCGCACGGCGCGGTCAGCGCCGAGGTCGCCCGGGCGCTCGCAGAGGGCGCCTGCGCCCGGTTCGGCTCCGACGTCGGCATCGGGGTCACCGGCATCGCCGGGCCCGGCGGCGGGACGGCGGACAAGCCCGTGGGCACCGTCCACCTGGTCGCGGTCGGCCCGGACGGGGCGTCGGCGAGCCGGTCCCTCGTCGTCCCCGGCGACCGGTCGGCGTTCCGGAAGCGGACCGTCACCGTCGGCCTGCACGTGCTGCGCGAGCTGCTGCTGGGCGGGCCGCCCGCCTGA
- a CDS encoding NUDIX hydrolase: MRTTGSREVYRNPWTTVREDTVVLADGSTSVYGVVERPDFAMVVPAERDGFWLVEQHRHPIGRRSWEFPQGGWPAGASGTAEELARAELAEETGLRAGRLEHLAHLDLAPGIMTQQFDLWLATDLTRGPTAREVSEADMVSAFVTEAEFLARVREGRFTDAPSLAAHAVLRVHRGS; the protein is encoded by the coding sequence GTGCGCACCACGGGCAGTCGCGAGGTCTACCGGAACCCCTGGACGACGGTCCGGGAGGACACCGTCGTGCTGGCCGACGGCTCCACCAGCGTGTACGGGGTGGTCGAGCGCCCGGACTTCGCGATGGTGGTGCCGGCCGAGCGCGACGGGTTCTGGCTGGTCGAGCAGCACCGGCACCCGATCGGCCGGCGCAGCTGGGAGTTCCCGCAGGGCGGGTGGCCGGCCGGCGCGTCGGGGACGGCGGAGGAGCTGGCCCGGGCCGAGCTCGCCGAGGAGACCGGGCTGCGGGCCGGCCGGCTCGAGCACCTGGCCCACCTGGACCTCGCGCCCGGGATCATGACCCAGCAGTTCGACCTGTGGCTGGCCACCGACCTCACCCGGGGTCCGACCGCCCGCGAGGTCAGCGAGGCCGACATGGTGAGCGCGTTCGTCACCGAGGCCGAGTTCCTCGCCCGGGTGCGCGAGGGCCGCTTCACCGACGCCCCGTCCCTGGCCGCCCACGCCGTCCTCCGCGTGCACCGCGGGAGCTGA
- a CDS encoding GNAT family N-acetyltransferase: MSIEEQRRAVPVPGSSLVTPRLRLRPVRAGDGDDVVALHGDAEVMRHLGTGHPVPPARVRGRDLPRLLANHGAHPLGCWAAEDRATDAFVGWFELRPMATTPVVAVELGYRLRRAAWGRGLATEGARALVEAVFTGTDVDEVVATTMAVNTGSRRVMEKVGLTWRRTVTEEAPGPLPGAEHGEVEYSLARADWRPARTEPFHRRQPRRWSTRRP, translated from the coding sequence ATGTCGATCGAGGAGCAGCGCCGGGCGGTCCCCGTGCCCGGCAGCTCCCTGGTGACCCCCCGGTTGCGGCTCCGACCGGTCCGCGCGGGGGACGGCGACGACGTCGTCGCCCTGCACGGGGACGCCGAGGTGATGCGCCACCTGGGCACCGGCCACCCCGTCCCGCCGGCCCGGGTGCGCGGGCGTGACCTGCCCCGGCTCCTGGCCAACCACGGCGCGCACCCGCTGGGCTGCTGGGCCGCCGAGGACCGGGCGACCGACGCCTTCGTCGGGTGGTTCGAGCTGCGACCGATGGCCACCACGCCGGTCGTCGCCGTCGAGCTGGGCTACCGGCTGCGACGCGCTGCCTGGGGTCGCGGGCTGGCCACCGAGGGCGCCCGCGCGCTGGTCGAGGCGGTGTTCACCGGCACCGACGTCGACGAGGTGGTGGCCACCACGATGGCGGTGAACACCGGGTCGCGGCGGGTGATGGAGAAGGTCGGCCTGACCTGGCGGCGGACCGTGACCGAAGAGGCCCCCGGTCCCCTCCCCGGTGCCGAGCACGGCGAGGTCGAGTACTCCCTCGCCCGCGCCGACTGGCGCCCGGCCCGCACCGAGCCGTTCCACCGCCGCCAGCCCCGCCGCTGGTCCACCCGCCGCCCCTGA
- a CDS encoding DNA alkylation response protein, translating to MSSTHEVTNQVPPLVGHDPIAGDTALVEACLRHADELTLDSLEELGALAGSEQAAEWGRLANENPPRLRTHDRTGHRVDEVEFHPAWHELMGAAVGHGLAGAPWALADDPEHPDPHAHVRRAVGYLGWTQVEMGHACPVTMTYAVVPALRRAPELAVVFERGLTSTSYEAGLADPRTKAGLVAGMGMTEKQGGSDVRATTTRAVAQPDGTYALTGHKWFTSAPMSDLFLVLAQLEEGVSCFLVPRMLPDGDRNVFRLQRLKDKLGDRSNASSEVEFDGTAGWLVGEPGRGVPAILEMVATTRLDCVLGSAATVRAALTQALHHARHREAFGARLVDQPLMQNVLADLAVESEAATALAIRLAAAQDAGEADFLRLAGAAAKFAVCKRTPTVVAEALEVLGGNGYVEESVLPRLYRQAPLNSIWEGSGNVIALDVLRAMDRRSESAEAVLAEIEAATGADDRYDTAAARLHAELADPEQLPFRARRVAELLALCLQGSLLLQHAPGAVADAFCATRLGGDWGSVLGTLPAGTATAEIVDRAVVAPA from the coding sequence ATGAGCTCCACGCACGAGGTGACCAACCAGGTGCCCCCGCTGGTCGGTCACGACCCCATCGCCGGTGACACCGCGCTGGTCGAGGCCTGTCTGCGGCACGCCGACGAGCTGACCCTGGACTCCCTGGAGGAGCTCGGCGCGCTGGCCGGCAGCGAGCAGGCCGCGGAGTGGGGGCGGCTGGCCAACGAGAACCCGCCGCGGCTGCGCACCCACGACCGCACCGGGCACCGGGTCGACGAGGTCGAGTTCCACCCGGCGTGGCACGAGCTGATGGGCGCCGCCGTCGGCCACGGGCTGGCCGGGGCGCCGTGGGCACTGGCCGACGACCCCGAGCACCCCGACCCGCACGCACACGTCCGCCGGGCGGTGGGCTACCTGGGCTGGACGCAGGTGGAGATGGGGCACGCCTGCCCGGTGACGATGACGTACGCCGTCGTCCCCGCGCTGCGTCGGGCGCCCGAGCTCGCGGTGGTGTTCGAGCGCGGGCTGACCAGCACCTCCTACGAGGCCGGGCTGGCCGATCCGCGCACCAAGGCCGGGCTGGTCGCCGGGATGGGGATGACCGAGAAGCAGGGCGGCTCCGACGTGCGGGCCACCACCACCCGCGCCGTGGCCCAGCCCGACGGCACCTACGCGCTCACCGGGCACAAGTGGTTCACCTCGGCGCCGATGAGCGACCTGTTCCTCGTGCTCGCGCAGCTGGAGGAGGGCGTGTCCTGCTTCCTGGTGCCCCGGATGCTGCCCGACGGCGACCGCAACGTGTTCCGCCTGCAGCGGCTCAAGGACAAGCTCGGCGACCGCTCCAACGCCAGCAGCGAGGTGGAGTTCGACGGCACCGCCGGCTGGCTGGTCGGTGAGCCCGGCCGCGGCGTGCCGGCGATCCTGGAGATGGTGGCCACCACCCGGCTGGACTGCGTGCTCGGCTCGGCGGCCACCGTGCGGGCGGCGCTGACCCAGGCGCTGCACCACGCCCGGCACCGGGAGGCCTTCGGCGCCCGGCTGGTCGACCAGCCGCTGATGCAGAACGTGCTCGCCGACCTGGCCGTGGAGAGCGAGGCCGCCACCGCGCTGGCGATCCGGCTGGCCGCCGCCCAGGACGCCGGGGAGGCCGACTTCCTGCGGCTGGCCGGGGCCGCGGCGAAGTTCGCCGTCTGCAAGCGGACGCCGACCGTGGTCGCCGAGGCCCTCGAGGTGCTCGGCGGCAACGGCTACGTCGAGGAGTCGGTGCTGCCGCGGCTCTACCGGCAGGCGCCGCTGAACTCGATCTGGGAGGGCTCGGGCAACGTCATCGCCCTCGACGTGCTGCGGGCGATGGACCGCCGCTCGGAGTCCGCCGAGGCCGTGCTGGCCGAGATCGAGGCCGCCACCGGCGCCGACGACCGGTACGACACGGCCGCCGCCCGGCTGCACGCCGAGCTCGCCGACCCCGAGCAGCTGCCCTTCCGCGCCCGGCGGGTCGCCGAGCTGCTGGCCCTGTGCCTGCAGGGCTCGCTGCTGCTCCAGCACGCCCCGGGCGCCGTCGCCGACGCCTTCTGCGCCACCCGGCTGGGCGGTGACTGGGGCTCCGTCCTCGGCACGCTGCCCGCCGGCACCGCGACCGCCGAGATCGTCGACCGCGCGGTGGTCGCCCCGGCCTGA